A region from the Stutzerimonas stutzeri genome encodes:
- a CDS encoding gluconokinase, GntK/IdnK-type, with protein MGVSGSGKTDTSHAVADALGFRHIEADHFHPEENVARMRAGTPLSDADRVEWLQRLIAEMQRAIDDGVGFVLACSALKCRYRDLLRHAVPGLRFAHLAIDYDTAVQRVGGRAGHFMPISLVDSQFATLESPEGEPGVLVVDASQPRERVLEEIVDWMQRDPGLEIGEQEGFSAAPPDSANTSSTRGAELTGSPIYNGRVAQGFDRITDWLMAALLAFMVVVVFSSVVLRYAFGTGWTGAEELSRLAFVWLVFVGVASSMRRGELMAFSMIRDRFPRLFRRVVDSISWIMVAVASGLAALGGWHQMQFGWSITSPVVGYPLAVAMLPVAASMVALTVLALVQLINVWRRQPPEHIAEANVTAD; from the coding sequence ATCATTTCCATCCTGAAGAAAACGTTGCGCGCATGCGTGCCGGCACGCCGCTGTCTGATGCCGATCGCGTCGAGTGGTTGCAGAGGCTGATCGCCGAGATGCAGCGCGCCATCGATGACGGCGTTGGCTTCGTGCTCGCCTGTTCGGCCCTCAAGTGCCGCTATCGCGACCTGCTGCGTCATGCCGTTCCCGGTCTGCGTTTTGCCCATCTGGCCATTGACTACGACACCGCAGTCCAGCGTGTCGGCGGCCGAGCCGGGCATTTCATGCCTATTTCGCTAGTGGACAGCCAGTTCGCCACGCTCGAATCCCCCGAAGGCGAGCCGGGCGTGTTGGTCGTCGATGCCAGCCAGCCGCGTGAGCGGGTGCTCGAGGAAATCGTCGACTGGATGCAACGCGACCCGGGGCTGGAGATCGGCGAGCAAGAAGGTTTTTCCGCCGCTCCGCCTGATAGCGCTAACACGTCGAGCACGCGCGGTGCCGAGCTGACCGGTTCGCCGATCTACAACGGACGAGTCGCGCAGGGCTTCGATCGCATTACCGATTGGCTGATGGCGGCATTGCTGGCGTTCATGGTCGTCGTGGTGTTCAGCAGCGTGGTACTGCGCTACGCCTTCGGTACCGGCTGGACCGGCGCCGAAGAACTGTCGCGGTTGGCCTTCGTCTGGCTGGTGTTCGTCGGGGTCGCCTCCAGCATGCGCCGCGGCGAGCTGATGGCCTTCAGCATGATTCGCGATCGTTTCCCCCGGTTGTTCCGCCGCGTGGTGGATTCCATCAGCTGGATCATGGTCGCCGTCGCCAGCGGCCTCGCAGCGCTGGGCGGCTGGCATCAGATGCAGTTCGGCTGGAGCATCACCAGTCCAGTGGTCGGTTATCCATTGGCGGTGGCCATGCTTCCGGTTGCTGCCAGCATGGTCGCGTTGACGGTGCTGGCCTTGGTGCAACTGATCAACGTCTGGCGTCGACAGCCGCCCGAACATATCGCCGAAGCCAATGTAACGGCCGATTGA